In one window of Aphidius gifuensis isolate YNYX2018 linkage group LG4, ASM1490517v1, whole genome shotgun sequence DNA:
- the LOC122854338 gene encoding cytochrome P450 4C1-like isoform X1, with protein sequence MELITAATFIFVSIITILLVYDYYIHNNRRGKYISKIPGPKSYPIIGNALDVMVPLEDIWHFFRRIGRDHYPVSKFWIVNWPVVNVHHPDDVEIILSSTKNIEKNIFYELLHPWLKEGLLTSKGDKWRSRRKILTPAFHFNILQEFSQTLIEQTKNLIETLQSESKSGEVVKELLPILSKFTLNTICETAMGVTVDKKSTDQDNYRKSIYEIGLIFYYRAVRPWLKNEWIFSLTKKGKENIKILKTLHNFTSKIIGERKKYHKETKGIYLNEFTNKIDGNKDTEDIEDKNSKKRLAFLDLLIAASEKNHVIDDEGIREEVDTFVFEGHDTTAMALFFTILLLAEHTDIQTIARQEVDEILNETNGQLTYSAIQKVSYLERCIKESLRMYPSVPIIGRNITEDIKLKHCFVPAGSILNIQIFDTHRDPNFWERPNIYDPDRFLPNNTKNRHPFSYVPFSAGPRNCIGQKFAMLELKTVLAGLLHNFKFEAMESAANIRILPDLVIRCAHPVNVKFIPIKK encoded by the exons atggAATTAATAACAGCTGCAACGTTCATTTTTGTTTCTATTATTACAATACTTTTggtttatgattattatattcacaACAATAGAAGAGgcaaatatatatctaaaattcCAGGACCAAAATCATATCCAATCATTGGAAATGCTCTTGATGTGATGGTACCacttg AGGATATTTGGCATTTTTTTCGTAGAATTGGAAGAGATCATTATCCAGTGAGTAAATTTTGGATAGTTAATTGGCCAGTTGTTAATGTTCATCATCCAGATGATGTTGAG ATTATTCTCAGcagtacaaaaaatattgaaaaaaatattttttatgagttACTTCATCCTTGGTTAAAAGAAGGTCTCTTGACAAGCAaag gaGATAAATGGCGTAGTAGAAGAAAAATTCTAACTCCAgcatttcattttaatatacttCAAGAATTTTCACAAACATTAATTGAACaaacgaaaaatttaattgaaacacTTCAAAGTGAATCAAAGTCTGGTGAAGTTGTCAAAGAGCTTCTTCCGATACTCAGTAAATTTACTCTCAACACAATATgtg aaacagcAATGGGAGTTACTGTggataaaaaatcaactgaCCAAGATAATTATCGAAAATCAATTTATGAAAttggtttaatattttactacag aGCTGTACGTCCATGgttaaaaaatgaatggatattttcattgacaaaaaaaggcaaagaaaatataaaaattttaaaaactttacataattttacatcaaaaataattggtgaacgtaaaaaatatcacaaagAAACAAAaggaatatatttaaatgaatttacaaataaaattgatggtaATAAAGACACAGAAgatattgaagataaaaattcaaaaaaacgtTTAGCATTTTTGGATCTATTAATTGCTGCATcagaaaaaaatcatgtgaTTGATGATGAAGGAATTAGAGAAGAAGTTGATACATTTGTTTTTGaa GGACATGACACAACAGCAAtggctttattttttacaattttgcTACTTGCTGAACATACAGATATTCAAACAATTGCGAGACAAGaagttgatgaaattttaaatgaaacaaaTGGACAATTAACATATTCAGCAATACAAAAAGTTTCTTATTTAGAAAGATGTATTAAAGAATCTCTGAGGATGTATCCAAGTGTACCAATTATTGGTAGAAATATTACTgaagatataaaattaa agcaTTGTTTTGTACCTGCTGgatctattttaaatattcaaatttttgatACTCATCGTGATCCAAATTTTTGGGAACGACCAAATATTTATGATCCTGATCGTTTTTTgccaaataatacaaaaaatcgtCATCCATTTTCTTATGTACCATTTTCAGCTGGACCTCGAAATTGCATTGGTCAAAAATTTGCAATGCTTGAATTAAAAACAGTCTTAGCTGGacttttacataattttaaatttgaagcAATGGAAAGTGCTGCAAATATTAGAATTCTTCCTGATCTTGTTATCAGATGTGCACATCCAGTTAATGTTAAATTCataccaattaaaaaataa
- the LOC122854337 gene encoding protein ST7 homolog, translating to MALLFTSMWDSTMFLSTLTPKFYVALTGTSSLISGLILIFEWWYFRKYGTSFIEQVSLNHISPWIGGGGGSNNSANNNAGGGIGSGDTTTSTTSTSTSSSTNESHNNNTINNTNSTNQLSVPECKVWRNPMNLFRGAEYQRFFWTTNKEPLTYYDMNLSAQDHQTFFTCDGDSDKAEFEIMQTAWRERNPSVRIKAAHNALEKNSECAPALILLAEEEATTIIEVEKLFKQALKIAELNYKKSQNTQHQGTIAEAIHRRDTNVLIYIKRRLAMCARKLGKLKESVKMFRDLTKEVPPIMNVLNIHENLIEVLLEMQAYVDVQTVLSKYDDISLPKSATICYTSALLKSRLVADKFSPDIASKRGLTNAEISAVEAIHRAVEFNPHVPKYLLEMKPLILPSEHVLKRGDSEAIAYAFSHLSHWKQIDGALNLLHCTWEGTFRLLPYPLERGHLFYPYPTCTECADRELLPTFHDVSVYPKKELPFFILFTAGLCSFTALLALLTHQYPDTMGIVARAIIAWLSLPFYYIMEKLEAVLPSNLLQQLSRI from the coding sequence atggcattattatttacaagtaTGTGGGATTCTACAATGTTTTTGAGTACTTTAACTCCAAAATTTTATGTTGCATTAACTGGtacatcatcattaatatcaggtttaatattgatatttgaaTGGTGGTATTTTCGTAAATATGGTACATCATTTATTGAGCAAGTATCACTTAATCATATATCACCATGGattggtggaggtggtggtagTAATAATAGTGCTAATAATAATGCTGGTGGTGGAATTGGTTCTGGTgatacaacaacatcaacaacatcaacgtcaacatcatcatcaacaaatgaatcacacaataacaatacaataaataatacaaattcaaCAAATCAATTGAGTGTACCAGAATGTAAAGTATGGAGAAATccaatgaatttatttcgtGGTGCTGAATATCAACGTTTTTTTTGGACAACAAATAAAGAACCATTAACATATTATGATATGAATTTATCAGCTCAAGATcatcaaacattttttacatGTGATGGTGATTCAGATAAAGCTGAATTTGAAATAATGCAAACAGCATGGAGAGAAAGAAATCCATCAGTACGTATTAAAGCAGCACATAAtgcattagaaaaaaattcagaatgTGCACCAGCATTAATATTACTTGCTGAAGAAGaagcaacaacaataattgaagttgaaaaattatttaaacaagcaCTTAAAATAgctgaattaaattataaaaaatcacaaaatacACAACATCAAGGTACAATTGCTGAAGCAATACATAGACGTGATACAAATGtactaatatatattaaaagaagATTAGCAATGTGTGCTAGAAAATTaggtaaattaaaagaatCAGTTAAAATGTTTCGTGATTTAACAAAAGAAGTACCACCAATAATGAatgtattaaatatacatgaaaatttaattgaagtaTTATTAGAAATGCAAGCATATGTTGATGTACAAAcagtattatcaaaatatgatGATATTAGTTTACCAAAATCAGCAACAATATGTTATACATCagcattattaaaatcaagatTAGTTGCTGATAAATTTTCACCAGATATTGCTAGTAAAAGAGGTTTAACAAATGCTGAAATATCAGCTGTTGAAGCAATACATAGAGCAGTTGAATTTAATCCACATGtaccaaaatatttattagaaatgaAACCATTAATATTACCATCTGAACATGTACTTAAACGTGGTGATTCAGAAGCAATTGCATATGCATTTTCACATTTATCACATTGGAAACAAATTGATGGTGCACTTAATTTATTACATTGTACATGGGAAGGTACATTTAGATTATTACCATATCCACTTGAACGTggacatttattttatccatATCCAACATGTACTGAATGTGCTGATCGTGAATTATTACCAACATTTCATGATGTTAGTGTTTATCCTAAAAAAGAATtaccattttttatattatttactgcTGGTTTATGTTCATTTACAGCATTACTTGCGTTACTTACACATCAATATCCTGATACAATGGGAATTGTTGCTAGGGCTATTATTGCCTGGTTATCATTacctttttattatattatggaGAAACTTGAGGCTGTTTTACCATCTAATTTACTTCAACAATTGTctagaatataa
- the LOC122854336 gene encoding angiomotin-like → MSSLPQTGRFLPFTNNNIQRKQQLTVQGILPQSLSGSDTDVSTSNENLSNEDRYVIRHTARQEPQGQENQQQSPSRSSSHKENIPNIQGNLINRNSHKESLNGSNRNSLKDSINGSNRNSLKDNLSNRTSVGSNRSSLDISTSSYNTLIIHNANDENSWSQTGRLSGIVRDHNDMGYLYCDNNNNNNHNNNKGYSNSPTMQSLTSIPNDEKFYEQFKNNGCQEITDIPDDYLNQSQVLKHLAKEVKPSSYGTKINCGSTSDFELRIRENNRSKQNNNINNNNELSSTYSTKLLPGKNKFRLLGPNEKLTLSRSQPDLSRIEKLNIDDYQVPLTTTTAAITAAASTTTRPQTKGREKIDSTIGELWPATEMFQIVIQENSALKLELERCYSKVSKSQKLEQEISKVHRAHEELAASCERREKLERAARVRLQSDCKRLTELNRALRDQIDLLSSRTDNPKIIESMKKELTQRELMIGQLITQNKELVAAKERQEIELAAQRATLQEQRTHIDILDTALTNAQSNVVRLEEESRKKQMYVERVGQLQRALSSLQASSDRREETERQLRGQLERELREGGNFNLNNVGAGGGVNGAGVSGGSGCNNNNEQSYNGETIAEFKRRVRERDEKIMSLEGDVAKWEQRYLEESALRQAAIDAASLPKDAKIAALEKTSQDAEKMIAEARSEKMRHMDEVYAAQKKLTDLESRMKDLESKLAERDAMIRVLQKHTYDKESSTSSGVGSYPPVHSTHSSTSVDHNGLTNTPELASRVSTVSSVLGGAANYTSTGSYGDSYQYRKQGSFEQTNKSLDDQLKELDSQLLSKRALCCFPGFSNSGIASRKGKISKPLLASVDRTISSSTTSSKSRLIDDSIINQSGNIEFSKTSSTTPSTITTTTTTIATVAAAVATVAATATKAKTTTTSSSSSTATTTAATAATTTTTRHKNNTSRLSDGRPEDMMLLEKQGRSSQRQRMQEGEQRRAGSLPPSSLPRPPKTIKTTTTNNLRYCRLSDTETRKKSDPGPTIINNIKTTRDSGNCTLEYGRFDMKNQRKKKNDIVYLHNNIKQTINHDYKRFNDDDDDDDVDVVVVKHRDTQNRSLIPPPSLTSRRICDYGRLSDGDNKTTFRKQNIITRGLSTGSTVSSKSCGRDSGGTVSSEASISSLPPTKARSIPRPNYRIHF, encoded by the exons atgaGTTCACTTCCACAAACTGGCAGATTTTTGccttttacaaataataatattcaacgtAAACAACAATTGACAGTTCAAG gAATATTACCACAAAGTTTGAGTGGTAGTGATACAGATGTATCaacatcaaatgaaaatttaagcAATGAAGATAGATATGTCATCAGGCATACTGCCAGACAAGAACCACAAGGTCaagaaaatcaacaacaaagtCCATCTAGATCCTCCAgtcataaagaaaatataccaaatattcag ggtAACTTGATAAATCGAAACAGTCACAAGGAAAGTTTAAATGGTTCAAATAGAAATAGTCTAAAAGACAGTATAAATGGCTCAAACAGAAATAGTTTAAAAGATAATTTGAGTAATCGTACAAGTGTTGGTTCAAATCGTAGTAGTTTAGATATATCAACAAGTTCATATAATACACTTATAATACACAAtgcaaatgatgaaaattcatGGTCACAAACTGGTAGATTATCAGGAATTGTAAGAGATCATAATGATATGGGatatttatattgtgataataataataataataatcataataataacaaaggtTATTCAAATAGTCCAACAATGCAATCACTAACAAGTATtccaaatgatgaaaaattttatgaacaatttaaaaataatggatGTCAAGAAATAACTGATATACCAGATGATTATCTTAATCAATCACAAGTTTTAAAACATCTTGCTAAAGAAGTTAAACCATCATCATATGgtactaaaattaattgtgGTAGTACATCAGATTTTGAATTACGAATACGTGAAAATAATCgtagtaaacaaaataataatattaataataataatgaattatcatcgacatattcaacaaaattattaccaggtaaaaataaatttcgtttATTAGgaccaaatgaaaaattaacattatcaaGATCACAACCAGATTTATcaagaattgaaaaattaaatattgatgattatcAAGTaccattaacaacaacaacagcagcaataacagcagcagcatcaacaacaacacgtCCACAAACAAAAGGACGTGAAAAAATAGATTCAACAATTGGTGAATTATGGCCAGCAACAGAAATGTTTCAAATAGTTATACAAGAAAATAGTGCATTAAAACTTGAACTTGAACGTTGTTATAGTAAAGTATcaaaatcacaaaaattaGAACAAGAAATATCAAAAGTACATCGTGCACATGAAGAATTAGCAGCATCATGTGAAAGACGTGAAAAACTTGAACGTGCAGCAAGAGTAAGATTACAAAGTGATTGTAAAAGATTAACTGAATTAAATCGTGCATTACGTGatcaaattgatttattatcatcaagaaCAGATAAtccaaaaattattgaatcaatgaaaaaagaattaacACAACGTGAATTAATGATTGGACAATtaataacacaaaataaaGAACTTGTTGCTGCTAAAGAAAGACAAGAAATTGAATTAGCAGCACAACGTGCAACATTACAAGAACAACGTACACATATTGATATACTTGATACAGCATTAACAAATGCACAAAGTAATGTTGTTAGATTAGAAGAAGaaagtagaaaaaaacaaatgtatgTTGAAAGAGTTGGACAATTACAACGtgcattatcatcattacaaGCATCAAGTGATAGAAGAGAAGAAACAGAAAGACAATTACGTGGACAACTTGAACGTGAATTACGTGAAGgtggtaattttaatttaaataatgttggtgctggtggtggtgttAATGGTGCTGGTGTTAGTGGTGGTAgtggttgtaataataataatgaacaatCATACAATGGTGAAACAATAGCAGAATTTAAAAGACGTGTACGTGaaagagatgaaaaaattatgtcacTTGAAGGTGATGTTGCTAAATGGGAACAACGTTATTTAGAAGAAAGTGCATTAAGACAAGCAGCCATTGATGCAGCAAGTCTTCCAAA agatGCTAAAATTGCTGCATTAGAAAAAACAAGTCAAGATGCTGAAAAAATGATTGCTGAAGCAAGATCAGAAAAAATGCGTCATATGGATGAAGTTTATGCTGcacaaaaaaaacttactgATCTTGAATCacg AATGAAAGATCTTGAATCAAAGCTAGCTGAAAGAGATGCAATGATAAGAGTACTTCAAAAACATACATATGATAAAGAAAGTAGTACTAGTAGTGGTGTTGGAAGTTATCCACCAGTACATTCAACTCATTCTAGTACATCTGTTGATCATAATGGTTTAACTAATACACCAGAACTTg cATCACGTGTATCAACTGTTAGTAGTGTATTAGGTGGTGCTGCTAATTATACAAGTACTGGTAGTTATGGTGATTCTTATCAGTATAGAAAACAGGGTAGTTTTGAACAAACTAATAAAAGCCTTGATGATCAACTTAAAGAACTTGATTCACAACTTCTCAGCAAG CGGGCACTTTGCTGTTTTCCAGGATTCTCTAATTCAGGCATTGCGTCgagaaaaggaaaaatatcCAAGCCATTATTGGCGAGTGTAGATCGTACAATATCATCAAGTACAACATCAAGTAAAAGTCgtttaattgatgattcaattataaatcaaagtggtaatattgaattttcaaaaacatcatcaacaacaccatcaacaatcacaacaacaacaacaacaatagcaACAGTAGCTGCAGCAGTAGCAACAGtagcagcaacagcaacaaaagcaaaaacaacaacaacatcatcatcatcatcaacagcaacaacaacagcagcaactgcagcaacaacaacaacaacacgacataaaaataatacatcacGTTTATCAGATGGTAGACCAGAAGACATGATGTTACTTGAAAAACAAGGAAGAAGTTCACAACGTCAACGTATGCAAGAAGGTGAACAAAGACGTGCTGGTAGTTTACCACCAAGTTCATTACCACGTCCaccaaaaacaattaaaacaacaacaacaaataatttacgtTATTGTCGTTTAAGTGATACTGAAACACGTAAAAAATCTGATCCAGGAccaacaattataaataatattaaaacaacacGTGATTCTGGTAATTGTACACTTGAATATGGAAgatttgatatgaaaaatcaacgtaaaaaaaaaaatgatattgtttatttacataataatattaaacaaacaattaatcATGATTATAAACGTTttaatgatgacgatgatgatgatgatgttgatgttgttgttgttaaacaTCGTGATACACAAAATAGATCATTaataccaccaccatcattaaCATCACGTAGAATTTGTGATTATGGAAGATTAAGTGATGgtgataataaaacaacatttagaaaacaaaatataataacaagaGGTCTTAGTACTGGTAGTACTGTTAGTAGTAAAAGTTGTGGACGTGATTCTGGTGGTACTGTTAGTAGTGAagcatcaatatcatcattaccACCAACAAAAGCAAGATCAATACCCCGACCAAATTATCGTATTCATTtttga
- the LOC122854338 gene encoding cytochrome P450 4C1-like isoform X2 → MELITAATFIFVSIITILLVYDYYIHNNRRGKYISKIPGPKSYPIIGNALDVMVPLEDIWHFFRRIGRDHYPVSKFWIVNWPVVNVHHPDDVEIILSSTKNIEKNIFYELLHPWLKEGLLTSKGDKWRSRRKILTPAFHFNILQEFSQTLIEQTKNLIETLQSESKSGEVVKELLPILSKFTLNTICAMGVTVDKKSTDQDNYRKSIYEIGLIFYYRAVRPWLKNEWIFSLTKKGKENIKILKTLHNFTSKIIGERKKYHKETKGIYLNEFTNKIDGNKDTEDIEDKNSKKRLAFLDLLIAASEKNHVIDDEGIREEVDTFVFEGHDTTAMALFFTILLLAEHTDIQTIARQEVDEILNETNGQLTYSAIQKVSYLERCIKESLRMYPSVPIIGRNITEDIKLKHCFVPAGSILNIQIFDTHRDPNFWERPNIYDPDRFLPNNTKNRHPFSYVPFSAGPRNCIGQKFAMLELKTVLAGLLHNFKFEAMESAANIRILPDLVIRCAHPVNVKFIPIKK, encoded by the exons atggAATTAATAACAGCTGCAACGTTCATTTTTGTTTCTATTATTACAATACTTTTggtttatgattattatattcacaACAATAGAAGAGgcaaatatatatctaaaattcCAGGACCAAAATCATATCCAATCATTGGAAATGCTCTTGATGTGATGGTACCacttg AGGATATTTGGCATTTTTTTCGTAGAATTGGAAGAGATCATTATCCAGTGAGTAAATTTTGGATAGTTAATTGGCCAGTTGTTAATGTTCATCATCCAGATGATGTTGAG ATTATTCTCAGcagtacaaaaaatattgaaaaaaatattttttatgagttACTTCATCCTTGGTTAAAAGAAGGTCTCTTGACAAGCAaag gaGATAAATGGCGTAGTAGAAGAAAAATTCTAACTCCAgcatttcattttaatatacttCAAGAATTTTCACAAACATTAATTGAACaaacgaaaaatttaattgaaacacTTCAAAGTGAATCAAAGTCTGGTGAAGTTGTCAAAGAGCTTCTTCCGATACTCAGTAAATTTACTCTCAACACAATATgtg cAATGGGAGTTACTGTggataaaaaatcaactgaCCAAGATAATTATCGAAAATCAATTTATGAAAttggtttaatattttactacag aGCTGTACGTCCATGgttaaaaaatgaatggatattttcattgacaaaaaaaggcaaagaaaatataaaaattttaaaaactttacataattttacatcaaaaataattggtgaacgtaaaaaatatcacaaagAAACAAAaggaatatatttaaatgaatttacaaataaaattgatggtaATAAAGACACAGAAgatattgaagataaaaattcaaaaaaacgtTTAGCATTTTTGGATCTATTAATTGCTGCATcagaaaaaaatcatgtgaTTGATGATGAAGGAATTAGAGAAGAAGTTGATACATTTGTTTTTGaa GGACATGACACAACAGCAAtggctttattttttacaattttgcTACTTGCTGAACATACAGATATTCAAACAATTGCGAGACAAGaagttgatgaaattttaaatgaaacaaaTGGACAATTAACATATTCAGCAATACAAAAAGTTTCTTATTTAGAAAGATGTATTAAAGAATCTCTGAGGATGTATCCAAGTGTACCAATTATTGGTAGAAATATTACTgaagatataaaattaa agcaTTGTTTTGTACCTGCTGgatctattttaaatattcaaatttttgatACTCATCGTGATCCAAATTTTTGGGAACGACCAAATATTTATGATCCTGATCGTTTTTTgccaaataatacaaaaaatcgtCATCCATTTTCTTATGTACCATTTTCAGCTGGACCTCGAAATTGCATTGGTCAAAAATTTGCAATGCTTGAATTAAAAACAGTCTTAGCTGGacttttacataattttaaatttgaagcAATGGAAAGTGCTGCAAATATTAGAATTCTTCCTGATCTTGTTATCAGATGTGCACATCCAGTTAATGTTAAATTCataccaattaaaaaataa
- the LOC122854333 gene encoding NKAP family protein CG6066 gives MMEARRREREEIGLTGVNGVWGKSPTRVEESSDEDEVSKKHKHKHSSQSSKKKKKDRKKDKKNKKHKKKSKKHKKKYSESSSSSSDDDDKEEEKEAEWVELTKSSKSSSSINKKRKHSSSDDSCEDGIVGPVQKQHVTLSAKDFGKALLPGEGAAMAAYVAEGKRIPRRGEIGLTSDEIASYESVGYVMSGSRHRRMEAVRIRKENQIYSADEKRALAMFSKEERSKRETLILGQFKDMVAQKTQAKEKK, from the exons ATGATGGAAGCAAGGAGACGTGAACGTGAAGAAATTGGTTTGACTGGAGTCAATGGAGTGTGGGGTAAATCACCAACAAGAGTTGAAga atcaagtgatgaagatgaagTATCAAAAAAACACAAACACAAACATTCATCTCAAAgcagtaaaaagaaaaaaaaagataggaaaaaggataaaaaaaataaaaaacataaaaagaaaagtaaaaaacacaagaaaaaatattctgaAAGTTCAAGTAGTagtagtgatgatgatgataaggaagaagaaaaagaagctGAATGGGTTGAATtaacaaaatcatcaaaatcatcatcatcaataaataaaaaacgtaaacATTCATCATCAGATGATAGTTGTGAAGATGGTATTGTTGGTCCAGTACAAAAACAACATGTTACACTATCAGCAAAAGATTTTGGTAAAGCATTATTACCTGGTGAAGGTGCTGCAATGGCAGCTTATGTTGCTGAAGGTAAACGTATACCAAGAAGAGGTGAAATTGGTTTAACATCAGATGAAATAGCATCATATGAATCTGTTGGTTATGTCATGAGTGGAAGTAGACATAGAAGAATGGAAGCTGTACGTAttagaaaagaaaatcaaatatattctGCTGATGAAAAACGTGCATTAGCTATGTTTAGTAAAGAAGAAAGATCAAAACGTGAAACACTTATTCTTGGACAATTTAAAGATATGGTTGCACAAAAAACAcaagcaaaagaaaaaaaataa
- the LOC122854335 gene encoding rhodanese domain-containing protein CG4456-like translates to MNFIRSLRQLQPFRSLSQVFTQSNVIVTPKLNLSTTQGKLVNLSSINNMSSIKKNVDFDGLLEAQNDKNILIIDVREQSEIDETGKLPGSIHIPMANVSSQLQINNDDFQKKYQTSKPTKQTKIVLSCRSGMRSGKVQEELQKLGYENAYNYTGGWSEWESKQKS, encoded by the exons atgaattttataagAAGTTTAAGACAACTTCAACCATTCAGAAGCCTGAGTCAAGTGTTTACTCAATCAAACGTCATTGTAACTCCAAAATT aaatttatcaacaactcaaggaaaattagtaaatttatcatcaattaacaatatgtcaagtataaaaaaaaatgttgactTTGATGGTCTTTTAGAAgctcaaaatgataaaaatattttaataattgacgtTCGTGAACAATCAGAAATTGATGAGACTGGAAAATTACCAGGCAGTATTCACATtccaa TGGCAAATGTTTCAAgtcaattacaaataaataatgatgattttcaaaagaaatatcAAACTTCAAAACcaacaaaacaaacaaaaattgttttaagtTGTAGATCTGGAATGAGAAGTGGTAAAGTTCAAGAAGAACTTCAAAAATTAGGCTATGAAAA tgccTATAATTATACTGGAGGCTGGAGTGAATGGGAAAGTAAACAAAAatcttaa